From Oscillatoria sp. FACHB-1406, a single genomic window includes:
- the rppB gene encoding two-component system sensor histidine kinase RppB: MVNCQRLFQKTRFRLAFAYSGVMGLILVGLGMGVYRAIAHAHTVTIDRELQTVAGTLHDSLQWKLTTPGKLEPSVEALLPNLCRVQTACRKALPPVNPYSLSAINRGNYYIRLWDSSQRLVAVAGNDSRTLPAQFNPQRWQMLQDGDRQTYHQISLPLHTRDRQDWGTLQVGRSLRDIEAYLTMVRWCLGLGIPIALLLVALAGGGLAGFAMRPVYRAYRQIQQFSADVAHELRTPIAAMLATVESALRAPPETAESDRDLLAILQRQNLRLSQLVADLLLLSRLEQQPQLESTACCLQDIASDLIEELSALALKADLEVNLETEGEPLLWVRGNSEQLYRLVSNLLMNAIQYTPSGGEIAVKLYTRKSRAYLCVCDTGIGIAPAIQGKIFDRFYRGEEDRARGRGGAGLGLAIAQTIALHHRGLLSLESTVGKGSCFTLELPLCRNPPVSSC; this comes from the coding sequence GTGGTAAATTGCCAACGCCTGTTTCAAAAAACCCGCTTCCGCCTCGCCTTCGCTTACAGCGGTGTAATGGGCTTGATTCTCGTCGGTTTGGGCATGGGAGTTTATCGCGCGATCGCGCACGCCCATACCGTTACCATCGATCGCGAATTACAAACCGTCGCTGGAACCTTACACGACAGTTTGCAATGGAAACTAACAACTCCCGGCAAACTCGAACCGAGCGTTGAAGCACTCCTCCCCAACCTTTGCCGCGTTCAAACCGCTTGTCGTAAAGCCCTGCCGCCCGTCAATCCCTACAGCCTCAGCGCCATCAATCGCGGCAATTACTACATTCGCCTTTGGGACAGTTCCCAGCGCTTAGTTGCCGTCGCAGGTAACGATAGTCGCACGCTGCCCGCCCAATTTAACCCGCAACGGTGGCAGATGCTTCAAGACGGCGATCGCCAAACCTACCATCAAATCTCCCTGCCCTTGCATACGCGCGATCGCCAAGACTGGGGAACCTTGCAAGTCGGGCGATCGCTCCGAGACATCGAAGCCTACCTGACAATGGTACGCTGGTGCTTGGGCTTAGGAATTCCGATCGCGCTGCTTCTCGTCGCCTTAGCCGGTGGGGGCTTAGCGGGTTTCGCCATGCGCCCCGTTTACCGCGCCTATCGCCAAATTCAACAATTCAGCGCCGATGTCGCCCACGAACTCCGCACCCCCATTGCCGCGATGCTGGCCACCGTCGAATCTGCCCTGCGCGCGCCCCCAGAAACCGCCGAAAGCGATCGGGATTTACTCGCCATCTTGCAGCGCCAAAACCTGCGCTTGAGTCAATTAGTCGCCGACTTGCTGCTGCTGTCGCGTTTGGAACAGCAACCGCAACTCGAAAGCACCGCCTGCTGCTTGCAAGACATCGCCAGCGATCTCATTGAGGAACTCTCCGCCCTCGCCCTCAAAGCCGATCTCGAAGTGAACCTCGAAACTGAAGGCGAACCCCTCCTGTGGGTACGCGGTAATAGCGAACAACTCTACCGCTTGGTGAGTAACTTACTAATGAATGCGATTCAATATACCCCCTCCGGAGGCGAGATCGCGGTTAAACTCTACACTCGCAAGTCGCGCGCTTATCTCTGCGTTTGCGATACCGGAATTGGCATTGCACCCGCAATTCAAGGAAAAATCTTCGATCGCTTTTATCGCGGCGAGGAGGATCGCGCCCGAGGGCGGGGCGGGGCAGGTTTGGGACTCGCGATCGCCCAAACCATCGCCCTGCACCATCGCGGGCTTCTCTCTCTCGAAAGCACAGTTGGAAAGGGTAGTTGTTTCACCCTCGAACTGCCCTTGTGTCGCAACCCTCCCGTTAGCAGTTGTTGA
- the rppA gene encoding two-component system response regulator RppA, translating to MRILLVEDEFDLGEAIKRVLLQERYIVDWATDGQMAWNYLDCGDFSYAIAVLDWLLPGLSGLTLLQRMRDRGWITPVLMLTARDRMADKIAGLDAGADDYLVKPFQMEELLARLRALQRRSPHLEPQILRVGSLYLDCGTRTVTQHNPNQPPRTVELTNKEYQLLEYLMRHPNQVLNSEQIRNQLWEVGAEAMSNVVAAQMRLLRRKLESCGVEVPIETVRGLGYRLKSYP from the coding sequence ATGCGAATTTTGTTGGTTGAGGACGAGTTTGATTTGGGAGAGGCGATTAAGCGAGTCTTGCTTCAGGAACGATATATCGTCGATTGGGCGACGGACGGGCAAATGGCTTGGAATTATTTGGATTGTGGGGATTTTAGCTATGCGATCGCGGTTTTAGATTGGCTGCTACCGGGGCTTTCTGGACTGACGCTTTTACAACGAATGCGCGATCGCGGTTGGATAACGCCTGTCTTGATGCTTACCGCGCGCGATCGCATGGCTGACAAAATCGCGGGTTTAGATGCTGGGGCGGACGATTACCTCGTCAAACCTTTTCAAATGGAGGAATTACTCGCCCGTCTCCGCGCTTTGCAACGCCGTTCGCCTCACCTCGAACCTCAAATCCTTCGCGTCGGTTCCCTCTACCTCGACTGCGGAACCCGCACTGTTACCCAGCACAACCCAAATCAGCCGCCTCGAACGGTCGAACTGACTAACAAGGAATATCAACTTTTGGAATATCTCATGCGCCATCCCAATCAAGTTCTCAACAGCGAACAAATTCGCAATCAATTGTGGGAAGTGGGTGCGGAGGCGATGAGTAATGTTGTTGCCGCTCAAATGCGCTTGTTGCGACGCAAATTAGAAAGTTGCGGTGTAGAAGTGCCGATTGAAACGGTGCGGGGTTTGGGTTATCGTTTGAAAAGTTATCCCTAA
- a CDS encoding PepSY domain-containing protein, with amino-acid sequence MKLLTPLSRRARQLHRALVPLVLLPLLITLITGVGFQIAVQTGNADEWEWLLALHRGDFAIVNLESVYVFYNGLSVLFLLASGTLLWLNSGRRNREN; translated from the coding sequence GTGAAACTCTTAACCCCGCTGTCGCGCCGAGCGCGTCAACTGCATCGCGCTCTTGTCCCTCTTGTTCTCCTGCCCCTGCTGATAACACTAATCACAGGTGTCGGCTTTCAAATCGCCGTTCAGACTGGGAACGCCGATGAGTGGGAATGGTTGCTAGCGCTCCATCGGGGAGATTTCGCGATTGTTAACTTAGAATCAGTATACGTTTTTTACAACGGTCTGAGCGTGCTGTTTTTACTCGCGAGCGGTACTCTGTTATGGCTCAATAGCGGACGACGCAATCGCGAAAATTAA